TTGAGTTTGGCCAGCAGGTCCACGTCGTCCTCGTAGGAGGGATAGTACGCTTCAGCGACGCCCTTCTGGACCGCAAGCGAAGTCACGGCGTCGTGGGTTGCCACGTCGAAGACGTGGGCGGGGTCCGCGCTCTCCGGTACGTCCTCGAAGTCGACCGGGCCGTGCTCCAGGCCGTGGTCGTACGCCAGGATCAGCACCTTCCCGTCCCGGGTCAGGGGGCTGTCGTCGATAGGAATCATCTCACCTATTCCTGCCCCACGTTCGCTAATTAACTTGTTGGAGACGCCCGCGGCCAGGTTCACTCCTATCCGAGTGAATCGGCAGACCTCTCTGAGATTGGACCAGTCACATCGGTTACCGGCGACGCTACACTTACCCACGCCGGCGACGCAGTGAGGGTCATGCGTGGACTCGACGAGATCGAGACATGGGGCGTCGTCGGCGCGGGAACGATGGGCCACGGCATCGCACAGGCAGCGGCTACCAGCGGCTACGACGTGGTGATGCGCGACGTGGAGGAAGAACTCGTAGAGGAGGGACTCCAGGGCATCGAGTCCAGCCTCTCGCGGTTCGAGGAGAAGGACAAATTCTCGAGCGAGGAGGCCACCGCCGCCCGCGAGCGGGTCACCGGCACGACCGACCTCGCGGACCTCGCCGACTGCGATTTCGTCGTCGAGGCCATCGTCGAGAACATGGACGTCAAACGGGACGTGTTCGCGGATCTGGACGAGACGGTTCCCGAGGACGTGGTCCTCGCCACGAACACCAGCACGCTCTCGATTACGTCCATCGCGAGCGCGACCGAGCGTGCCGACCGGATCGTCGGCCTGCACTTCATGAACCCCGTCCCCCTGATGGAGGGCGTCGAGGTCGTCGTCGGGGAGCGAACGGCCGAGGAGACCGTCCAGCTGGCCCACGACCTCGCGGAGGACGTGGGTAAGACCACCTGGGAGTCCGACGACAAGCCCGGCTTCGTCACGAACCGCGTCCTGATGCCCTGGATCGCCGAGGGCATCCGGGCCTTCGACGAGGGCGTCGCCTCCAAGGCCGACATGGACAGGGGCATGAAACTCGGCACGAACGTCCCGATGGGACCGCTCGAACTCGCCGACCACATCGGGCTCGACATCTGTCTGGACGCGATGGAGACGCTCCACGAGGAACTCGGCGACCGCTACCAGCCCCCCTACCTACTCAAGCGGAAGGTCGAGGCCGGCGACCTCGGGAAGAAGTCCGGCAAGGGGTTCTACGAGTACG
This Halorientalis sp. IM1011 DNA region includes the following protein-coding sequences:
- a CDS encoding 3-hydroxyacyl-CoA dehydrogenase family protein, with product MRGLDEIETWGVVGAGTMGHGIAQAAATSGYDVVMRDVEEELVEEGLQGIESSLSRFEEKDKFSSEEATAARERVTGTTDLADLADCDFVVEAIVENMDVKRDVFADLDETVPEDVVLATNTSTLSITSIASATERADRIVGLHFMNPVPLMEGVEVVVGERTAEETVQLAHDLAEDVGKTTWESDDKPGFVTNRVLMPWIAEGIRAFDEGVASKADMDRGMKLGTNVPMGPLELADHIGLDICLDAMETLHEELGDRYQPPYLLKRKVEAGDLGKKSGKGFYEYGE